In the Streptomyces sp. f51 genome, one interval contains:
- a CDS encoding M48 family metallopeptidase has translation MPADPPHSAATTQRSTSPPPSGSGPSPIEVRRSARRRRTVSAYREGDRTVVLIPARMSEAEEKRWVTVMLDKLAAQESRRVLGDTELAERAERLSAHYFEGRARPSSVRWVTNQNTRWGSCTPAEGSIRLSHRLQGMPEYVVDYVLLHELAHLLVPGHGPRFWRLLEAYPRTERARGYLEGVVAADRLPHLPAARDE, from the coding sequence GTGCCCGCCGACCCACCGCACAGCGCCGCGACCACACAGCGCAGCACGAGCCCGCCGCCGAGCGGTTCGGGGCCGAGCCCGATCGAGGTCCGCAGGAGCGCCCGACGGCGCAGAACGGTCTCCGCCTACCGCGAGGGCGACCGCACCGTCGTGCTCATCCCCGCCCGGATGTCCGAGGCGGAGGAGAAACGCTGGGTGACCGTCATGCTGGACAAGCTGGCCGCCCAGGAAAGCCGGCGGGTCCTCGGCGACACCGAGCTCGCCGAACGCGCCGAGCGGCTGTCGGCCCACTACTTCGAAGGCCGGGCGCGGCCCTCCTCGGTGCGCTGGGTCACCAACCAGAACACCCGCTGGGGCTCCTGCACCCCCGCCGAGGGCAGCATCCGGCTGTCGCACCGGTTGCAGGGCATGCCCGAGTACGTCGTCGACTACGTCCTCCTCCACGAGCTCGCCCATCTGCTCGTACCGGGACACGGGCCCCGTTTCTGGCGGCTCCTGGAGGCCTATCCGCGCACCGAGCGCGCCCGCGGCTATCTCGAAGGAGTCGTCGCCGCGGACCGGCTGCCCCACCTTCCGGCGGCACGCGACGAGTAG
- a CDS encoding AarF/UbiB family protein — MSDLPRKAVTRTAKLAALPLGFAGRATWGLGKRIGGKSAEIVGRELQQRTAEQLFKVLGELKGGAMKFGQALSVFESALPEEIAGPYRAALTKLQDAAPPMPTRTVHSVLEERLGADWPELFLEFEDKPSAAASIGQVHRAVWHDGREVAVKVQYPGAGEALLSDLTQLSRFARLLGPLIPGMDIKPLITELRDRVSEELDYGLEAQAQAAHAEEFEDDPDVLVPAVVHQCEQVLVTEWMDGVPLSEVITDGTREQRDRAGQLLARFLFSGPARTGLLHADPHPGNFRLLPDEKGGWRLGVLDFGTVDRLPGGLPQPIGDSLRMTLDGDAESVYELLCEEGFVKESIDLEPDAVLDYLLPIIEPAELDEFTFTRNWMRSQAARIADPRSPAHQLGRQLNLPPSYLLIHRVTLSTIGVLCQLGATVRLRDELEAWLPGFVPEEELEDEELGEEVSAAEA, encoded by the coding sequence ATGTCTGATCTTCCCCGGAAGGCAGTCACCCGGACTGCCAAACTGGCCGCGCTGCCACTCGGCTTCGCCGGGCGCGCGACCTGGGGACTCGGGAAGCGGATCGGCGGGAAGTCCGCGGAGATCGTGGGCCGGGAACTCCAGCAGCGCACGGCCGAGCAGCTCTTCAAGGTTCTCGGGGAGCTGAAGGGCGGCGCCATGAAGTTCGGGCAGGCACTGTCCGTGTTCGAGTCGGCACTCCCGGAGGAGATCGCGGGTCCCTACCGAGCGGCCCTGACGAAACTCCAGGACGCGGCACCTCCCATGCCCACGCGCACGGTCCACTCCGTGCTGGAGGAGCGGCTCGGCGCGGACTGGCCCGAGCTGTTCCTGGAATTCGAGGACAAGCCGTCGGCGGCGGCCTCGATCGGCCAGGTGCACCGGGCGGTGTGGCACGACGGCCGTGAGGTCGCCGTCAAGGTGCAGTATCCGGGTGCGGGCGAGGCCCTTCTGTCCGACCTGACCCAACTCAGCCGCTTCGCACGGCTCCTGGGGCCCCTGATTCCCGGAATGGACATCAAGCCGCTCATCACGGAGCTGCGCGACCGGGTCTCCGAGGAGCTCGACTACGGCCTGGAGGCACAGGCGCAGGCCGCGCACGCGGAGGAGTTCGAGGACGACCCGGACGTGCTGGTGCCGGCCGTGGTCCACCAGTGCGAGCAGGTCCTGGTGACGGAGTGGATGGACGGGGTGCCCCTGTCCGAGGTGATCACCGACGGCACACGGGAACAGCGGGACCGCGCCGGCCAGTTGCTGGCCCGCTTCCTCTTCTCGGGCCCGGCCCGCACCGGCCTGCTGCACGCCGATCCGCACCCGGGCAACTTCCGTCTGCTGCCCGACGAGAAGGGCGGCTGGCGTCTTGGGGTCCTGGACTTCGGCACGGTGGACCGGCTTCCCGGCGGCCTGCCCCAGCCGATCGGCGACTCGCTCCGCATGACGCTGGACGGTGACGCCGAGTCGGTCTACGAACTGCTCTGCGAGGAAGGCTTCGTCAAGGAGTCGATAGACCTCGAACCCGACGCGGTCCTGGACTATCTGCTGCCGATCATCGAACCGGCGGAGCTGGACGAGTTCACCTTCACCCGGAACTGGATGCGCAGTCAGGCCGCCCGGATCGCCGATCCGCGTTCTCCCGCCCACCAGTTGGGCAGGCAGTTGAACCTGCCGCCCTCGTATCTCCTGATACACCGGGTGACCCTCAGCACCATAGGGGTCCTGTGCCAGCTCGGCGCGACGGTCCGTCTGCGCGACGAACTGGAGGCGTGGCTGCCGGGGTTCGTGCCGGAGGAGGAGCTGGAGGACGAGGAGCTGGGCGAAGAGGTGTCGGCCGCCGAGGCGTGA
- a CDS encoding TOMM precursor leader peptide-binding protein yields the protein MHPIVKPALRRGWRDLNTVQFGMTPAHAMVLGPMDTATGSFLELLDGTRGMPLLREQGREMGLPDGHVDGLVDRLAGSGLLDDTTGGGPASAALRERKEAMDRLRPDLASLSLVAREPGAALERLAARRRLRVQVRGAGRVGAVLAALLAGAGVGEVEVRDLGRVEPWDVAPGGLPVESIGERREDAARRAVRRAAPDRPPRSVARRGAGEETRGLSLVILAPRDGLAVHAPDPLSAEGLMASGTPHLYAGVVEATGVVGPLVLPGETGCAGCLDQRRTDIDPAWPRLVAQWRSGRQRRVAACDLALAAAVAGLAASHALSFLDRDRAVRAGTRWEASLPGCEWRSTPVRAHPACSCGTAGKTNGEGTPEDGEAHETMAERQPHAAQLAGTWRAHV from the coding sequence ATGCATCCGATCGTGAAGCCCGCGCTGCGGCGCGGCTGGCGGGATCTCAACACCGTGCAGTTCGGGATGACACCCGCGCACGCGATGGTGCTGGGCCCGATGGACACGGCGACGGGCAGTTTTCTCGAACTGCTCGACGGGACACGCGGGATGCCGCTGCTGCGCGAGCAGGGCCGGGAGATGGGACTGCCCGACGGCCATGTGGACGGACTGGTGGACCGTCTGGCCGGGTCCGGCCTCCTGGACGACACGACGGGAGGCGGCCCGGCCTCGGCCGCCCTGCGCGAGAGGAAGGAGGCCATGGACCGGCTGCGCCCTGACCTCGCCTCCCTCTCCCTCGTCGCCCGCGAGCCGGGTGCGGCTCTCGAACGGCTGGCGGCCCGGCGCCGTCTGCGCGTGCAGGTGCGGGGGGCCGGCCGGGTGGGCGCCGTCCTGGCGGCACTGCTCGCCGGCGCGGGCGTGGGCGAGGTCGAGGTCCGTGACCTCGGGCGGGTCGAGCCGTGGGACGTGGCGCCGGGCGGGCTTCCCGTCGAGTCCATCGGCGAGCGCCGGGAGGACGCCGCCCGGCGGGCCGTGCGCCGGGCCGCCCCCGACCGTCCGCCCCGCTCGGTCGCCCGCCGGGGTGCGGGGGAGGAGACCCGCGGACTGTCCCTCGTGATCCTCGCCCCCCGCGACGGTCTGGCCGTCCACGCGCCGGACCCCCTGTCGGCCGAGGGTCTCATGGCCTCGGGGACCCCCCATCTGTACGCGGGGGTCGTCGAGGCGACCGGGGTCGTGGGTCCCCTGGTCCTGCCGGGCGAGACCGGCTGCGCGGGTTGTCTGGACCAGCGGCGCACCGACATCGATCCGGCCTGGCCGCGGCTGGTCGCGCAGTGGCGGTCCGGACGGCAGCGCCGGGTGGCCGCGTGCGATCTCGCCCTGGCCGCGGCGGTGGCCGGCCTCGCCGCGAGCCACGCGCTGTCCTTCCTGGACCGGGATCGGGCCGTCCGCGCGGGAACGCGCTGGGAGGCGTCACTGCCGGGATGCGAGTGGCGTTCGACACCGGTTCGCGCGCATCCGGCGTGCTCGTGCGGCACCGCCGGGAAAACAAATGGTGAGGGGACCCCCGAGGACGGCGAAGCACACGAGACAATGGCAGAGCGACAGCCGCACGCCGCACAGCTTGCTGGGACCTGGAGGGCGCATGTCTGA
- a CDS encoding WhiB family transcriptional regulator, with the protein MQLEAHAPSVPPSETIPPPGLTEDSTLIPLTALTALDDAIENLGVPVPCRSYDPEVFFAESPADVEYAKSLCRTCPLMEACLAGAKERREPWGVWGGELFVQGVVVARKRPRGRPRKNPVAA; encoded by the coding sequence GTGCAACTCGAAGCGCACGCCCCGTCAGTACCGCCTTCCGAAACGATCCCCCCGCCCGGCCTCACGGAGGACTCCACCTTGATCCCGCTCACTGCGCTCACCGCGCTCGACGACGCCATCGAGAACCTCGGCGTACCCGTCCCCTGCCGTTCCTACGACCCGGAGGTCTTCTTCGCCGAGTCGCCGGCCGACGTCGAGTACGCCAAGTCTCTCTGCCGCACCTGCCCGCTGATGGAGGCCTGCCTCGCCGGCGCCAAGGAGCGGCGTGAGCCCTGGGGCGTCTGGGGTGGCGAGCTCTTCGTCCAGGGTGTCGTCGTGGCCCGCAAGCGGCCGCGTGGCCGCCCGCGCAAGAACCCGGTCGCGGCATGA
- a CDS encoding TerD family protein: protein MAREFQRGHKAKISDLTAGTDLYVGVQITGPGLTFDISCFGLDADERLSDDRYFIFFNQSKSPEESIQLLGAQSGDTESFRVTLDRIPARIQKLSFTATIDGAGQMSQIAPGYLRVVAGGEEVARYAFSGAEFSTERAVMLGDFYLKDVWRFAAVGQGFDGGLEALLKNFGGEVAEEEPAAPQPQSGAAPSFAPPAQAGPAPTFGAPQSPAPAPAQGFAPPPGATPHAPMPAPSVHGAPTIVAPLHTPPPGAVPPPGPAPYGQPPGYGQQPPGPPGNLPPGYGQQAPAAPPGYGQQPPTAPPGYGQQPQYGQVPGQFPGQPGAPSPYGAPQGAAQAGAGVTAALGAFKETPTGQRWTPQNKKLIRADLGIGGQPVLARQGSMVLYQGKVDFSYKGAGFAGRLVGSATGQEMQLMRCTGQGQVFFAENATHVHPIELQGDAICVSAENVLAFDESLQYEVRRIEGHGIPGGALFTMQFQGTGTIVVKTHGAPVVLPVTPTTFADCNAVVAWSAAAQVIVSSQVRMRRNAYPGDTGESVNLQFRAAPGSFVVVQPYEV, encoded by the coding sequence ATGGCCAGGGAATTCCAACGCGGCCACAAGGCCAAGATCAGTGACCTGACCGCGGGCACGGATCTGTACGTAGGTGTGCAGATCACCGGCCCCGGACTCACCTTCGACATCAGCTGCTTCGGCCTGGACGCCGACGAACGGCTGTCGGACGACCGCTACTTCATCTTCTTCAACCAGTCGAAGTCCCCCGAGGAGTCCATCCAGCTGCTCGGCGCGCAGTCGGGCGACACGGAGTCCTTCCGGGTCACCCTCGACCGGATTCCGGCGCGGATCCAGAAGCTGTCGTTCACGGCGACGATCGACGGCGCCGGACAGATGTCGCAGATCGCCCCCGGATACCTGCGCGTCGTCGCGGGCGGCGAGGAGGTGGCCCGGTACGCGTTCAGCGGCGCCGAGTTCTCCACCGAACGCGCCGTGATGCTGGGCGATTTCTACCTCAAGGACGTCTGGCGCTTCGCCGCGGTGGGACAGGGCTTCGACGGCGGCCTCGAAGCGCTGCTGAAGAACTTCGGCGGAGAGGTCGCCGAGGAGGAGCCCGCCGCCCCGCAGCCGCAGTCCGGTGCCGCGCCGTCCTTCGCCCCGCCCGCCCAGGCAGGACCCGCGCCCACGTTCGGCGCGCCTCAGTCGCCCGCTCCGGCACCCGCGCAGGGCTTCGCGCCGCCTCCCGGCGCCACCCCGCACGCCCCGATGCCCGCGCCCTCGGTGCACGGCGCGCCGACGATCGTGGCACCTCTGCACACCCCGCCCCCCGGTGCCGTCCCGCCGCCCGGCCCCGCGCCCTACGGGCAGCCGCCCGGCTACGGTCAGCAGCCGCCGGGACCGCCGGGCAACCTGCCGCCCGGTTACGGTCAGCAGGCACCGGCCGCGCCTCCCGGCTACGGCCAGCAGCCGCCGACGGCGCCCCCCGGCTACGGCCAGCAGCCGCAGTACGGCCAGGTCCCCGGGCAGTTCCCGGGCCAGCCCGGCGCCCCGTCCCCCTACGGCGCGCCCCAGGGCGCCGCGCAGGCCGGGGCCGGTGTGACCGCCGCGCTGGGCGCCTTCAAGGAGACGCCCACCGGCCAGCGGTGGACCCCGCAGAACAAGAAACTCATCCGCGCCGACCTCGGCATCGGCGGCCAGCCGGTCCTGGCCCGCCAGGGCAGCATGGTGCTGTACCAGGGCAAGGTCGACTTCAGCTACAAGGGCGCCGGGTTCGCCGGCCGGCTCGTCGGCAGCGCGACCGGCCAGGAGATGCAGCTGATGCGCTGCACCGGCCAGGGCCAGGTGTTCTTCGCCGAGAACGCCACCCATGTGCACCCCATCGAGCTCCAGGGGGACGCGATCTGCGTCTCCGCCGAGAACGTCCTCGCCTTCGACGAGTCGCTCCAGTACGAGGTCCGCCGCATCGAGGGACACGGCATCCCCGGGGGCGCGCTGTTCACCATGCAGTTCCAGGGCACGGGAACCATCGTCGTCAAGACGCACGGCGCCCCCGTCGTCCTGCCGGTGACCCCCACGACCTTCGCCGACTGCAACGCCGTCGTCGCCTGGTCGGCCGCCGCGCAGGTGATCGTCTCCAGTCAGGTGAGGATGCGCCGCAACGCCTACCCCGGCGACACCGGCGAGAGCGTGAACCTCCAGTTCCGCGCCGCGCCCGGCAGTTTCGTCGTCGTCCAGCCGTACGAGGTCTGA